In bacterium, the genomic stretch CCCCCCAACCCGGGGATCCGGGCAGCGGCCGGCAATGGACCATGCCGATGACCGGCACCGGCAGCAGGCGGCGGAGTGTCTCGCGGTTCCACATGGGCCGATCATAGCATCCGGCTGCGGGGGCGCAAGGGCCAAGCGCCGCGGGGCCGACCCGGGGAAACCGTGCTGGTCAATCCCCTCCCCCTCGCGTACATTGCGGACCGTCCGGGGACGCGCGGTCCCCGTCGGCCGACCACGGAGGCGCGATGCAGATCATCCAGGGCAAGACCGGCTGGCTCGAAGTCATCTGCGGGCCGATGTTCAGCGGCAAGAGCGAGGAGCTGATCCGCCGCATCCGTCGCGCGCAGATCGCGCGCCAGCGCGTGCAGCTGTTCAAGCCCTGCATCGACGACCGCTACAGCCAGCACGAGATCGTCTCGCACAGCCAGCAGCGGCTGCCGAGCACCCCGGTGGCTTCGAGCCTGGACATCCTGGACTGCGTGGACGACAAGACCGAGGTGGTCGGCATCGACGAGGCCCAGTTCTTCGACGACGGTCTGGCCGACGTCTGCAACAAGCTCGCCAACCTGGGCAAGCGGGTCATCGTGGCCGGGCTGGACATGGATTACCGCGGCCGGCCGTTCGAGCCCATGCCGCGCCTGATGGCCATCGCGGAGTACGTGACCAAGCAGCTGGCGATCTGCGTGCTGTGCGGGAATCCCGCCAACCACACCCAGCGGCTGACGGACGAGCAGATGAAGATCCTGGTGGGCGCGCAGGGCACGTACGAGGCGCGCTGCCGGCGCTGTTTCGAACCGCCGGCGGAGGACGAGCCGCCGGCCGCCGACTAGGCCATCCCCCTCACAGGCAGGCTTCCACGTCGACGCCGCGTAGCCGTGCGGCCAGCTCCCGGAACCGGGGCAGGTCGATGCCCAGCCGCACCCCCGCCAGGCTGGCGCGGTAGGCCAGGTCCACGCCGCCCTGGTCCGCCTCCACGCAGCCGGCCAGGTCCTCCCCCAGCGCGATCATCGTCGCCAGCGAACCGGCCGGCGGTTCGGCGTCCAGGCTGTGATGGCGCCGCACCGCGTGCGCCAGTTCGGCGCCCAGCCCCCAGTCCGCGATCAGCAGGGCCCCCAGCTCACCGTGATCCCAACCCAGCGTGCGCTGCTCGACCCGCCAGAGCGGGACACCCTCCTTGCGGGCGTCTTCGACCAGCTTCCCGTACAGACCCGGCAGGGCGCGCGCCATGATCAGCTGACCGATGTTCTGCATCAGGCCGCCCACGAAGACCGCCTCGCGGTCCTCGGCGCCGAGGTGCTCGGCGACGGACTGGCTGGCCAGGGCCGAGAGCAGCGAGTCGCGCCAGATGCGGTGCAGCAGCGGGCTGGTGTCCACGCCGGGGAACGCCGAACGCGAGGCGTTGACCACCACCCAGTTGCGCACGGTCTTGAAGCCCAGGCGCACGACCGCGTCGCGGATGCTGCGGATCTCGATCGCCGAGACGTAGAACGAGGAGTTGGCCACCCGCAGCAGCCGCGCCGCCAGGACGAGGTCGCGGGCGATCTCCTTCTCCAGCATCGCCGGGGTGGCGCGCTGGTCGTTGATCAGTTCGAGCAGCCGGCCGGCGACCTGCGGCATGACCGTCATCTCGCCGACCTGCTCGTAGACCTGACGGGCCTGCAGATCGCCGGGACGCA encodes the following:
- a CDS encoding thymidine kinase translates to MQIIQGKTGWLEVICGPMFSGKSEELIRRIRRAQIARQRVQLFKPCIDDRYSQHEIVSHSQQRLPSTPVASSLDILDCVDDKTEVVGIDEAQFFDDGLADVCNKLANLGKRVIVAGLDMDYRGRPFEPMPRLMAIAEYVTKQLAICVLCGNPANHTQRLTDEQMKILVGAQGTYEARCRRCFEPPAEDEPPAAD
- a CDS encoding HDOD domain-containing protein; this encodes MSRFDAVVADRIEANQQEAELCAAAGIPPPQRTATEIGTEQRYQDLVRSLAALDEAVESSDVMQVFLDLARRQGARLLLLRQWSTGLRILLAEGVELPARLVEPRSANPRVMTKREHDLFDVLTRERVAYAGPVPVENVPRELLEALSVGEDQVALIVPLPLRGKWCTYVYLDWLSFQGEQLVQDAALLARHALLRLHALERDALPLGSGMREILGTVTSRRRERERNHFDGLRPGDLQARQVYEQVGEMTVMPQVAGRLLELINDQRATPAMLEKEIARDLVLAARLLRVANSSFYVSAIEIRSIRDAVVRLGFKTVRNWVVVNASRSAFPGVDTSPLLHRIWRDSLLSALASQSVAEHLGAEDREAVFVGGLMQNIGQLIMARALPGLYGKLVEDARKEGVPLWRVEQRTLGWDHGELGALLIADWGLGAELAHAVRRHHSLDAEPPAGSLATMIALGEDLAGCVEADQGGVDLAYRASLAGVRLGIDLPRFRELAARLRGVDVEACL